Proteins from one Malaya genurostris strain Urasoe2022 chromosome 2, Malgen_1.1, whole genome shotgun sequence genomic window:
- the LOC131432466 gene encoding dystrobrevin beta isoform X3 has product MDMEPRAILQDLKIQSFDSIRFASYRTACKLRYVQKSTNLHLVDIWNVIEAFRENGLNTLEPQNEVSVSRLETLVSSLYHNLNKRLPPTQQVPVDSKASLLLNWLLAAYSGDNSGKIRVFSIKVALAVMCAGKMVDKLRYVFSQISDGAGQLIHWKLGDFLREVLALPAAVFESPTFHYKEGLESEIFPVENKITVNDFMAAFMSEPGPSCLVWLPLLHRLATVEAVVHPTVCSVCLRENFTGFRYRCQRCHAYQLCQDCFWQGRVSLNHQNDHEVKEYSSYKSPSKQIGHSLRKSFRCVPEKTNQVLPRFPDQPEKTLNLSHIVPPSPLPSHNGFNDGPMIPGMYDRSSTLDSRGTGLSLDSNGTSTRGANSNDEEHRLIARYAQRLAQESRTPGSSAPDPVQIGLDSSRAQRELIQQLESKNKEIMREIQKLRRQQEAEQVAPESPALMSELRALRQRKGELEGHLGALQDSRRQLMAQLEGLMRMLKNHQTQSPRSTPNSSPRSGKSPPLPPGPHMPSQSRGQPLQSMPPHLQQSLIQQQQHHQQLLMNSHHQQELMNGMGPSHPMDMRGYAPNGNNKGSDDEYMHYHVRHPLDFDEMHMTSHEWSDKDNAQWQEQFAQWSLNPQNQ; this is encoded by the exons ATGGACATGGAGCCACGGGCGATTCTGCAAGATCTTAAGATCCAGTCCTTCGACAGTATCCGTTTTGCATCCTACCGGACGGCTTGCAAACTTCGATATGTTCAAAAGTCCACGAATT TACACCTGGTCGACATCTGGAACGTGATCGAAGCCTTCCGAGAAAATGGTCTAAATACGCTGGAACCCCAGAACGAGGTCAGCGTAAGCCGACTGGAAACGTTGGTGTCCTCGCTGTATCACAACCTGAACAAACGTCTTCCTCCAACGCAACAAGTTCCTGTTGATTCCAAAGCTAGTCTACTGTTGAATTGGCTGCTGGCAGCCTACTCCGGCGATAATTCCGGCAAGATTCGTGTATTTTCGATCAAGGTGGCGTTGGCCGTTATGTGTGCCGGGAAGATGGTCGACAAGCTGAGAT ACGTGTTCTCACAAATATCCGATGGTGCCGGGCAACTGATACACTGGAAGCTCGGAGACTTTCTGCGAGAGGTTCTAGCCCTACCGGCAGCGGTTTTTGAATCGCCTACATTCCACTACAAGGAAGGCCTGGAATCGGAAATTTTTCCCGTTGAGAACAAAATCACCGTGAATGATTTTATGGCAGCCTTCATGTCCGAACCGGGACCATCCTGTCTAGTGTGGCTTCCACTgcttcatcgattggccactgtGGAAGCCGTAGTACATCCAACGGTTTGCTCCGTTTGTCTGCGGGAAAACTTCACCGGATTCCGCTACCGGTGTCAGCGATGCCATGCGTATCAACTTTGTCAGGACTGCTTCTGGCAGGGAAGAGTATCGCTAAACCACCAAAATGATCACGAAGTCAAAGAATACTCAAGCTATAAAAGTCCCAGCAAACAGATTGGCCACTCACTGCGCAAAAGTTTCCGGTGTGTACCAGAAAAAACCAATCAGGTATTGCCACGGTTTCCGGACCAACCGGAAAAGACGCTAAATTTGTCACACATCGTGCCACCTTCGCCCCTGCCATCGCACAATGGCTTCAACGATGGACCGATGATCCCCGGAATGTACGATCGAAGTAGTACACTTGATTCTAG aGGAACCGGTCTCTCACTAGATAGTAATGGGACATCGACGCGAGGAGCCAATTCAAACGATGAGGAACACAGGCTGATTGCTCGATACGCCCAAAGATTGGCTCAAGAAAGTCGAACg CCCGGAAGCTCTGCACCGGATCCGGTCCAGATCGGACTGGACAGTTCCCGAGCTCAGCGTGAGCTGATCCAACAGCTAGAGTCTAAAAACAAAGAAATCATGCGTGAAATCCAAAAACTTCGCCGCCAGCAGGAAGCCGAACAGGTGGCCCCCGAAAGTCCCGCCCTGATGAGCGAACTGCGTGCCCTGCGACAGCGAAAGGGGGAGCTCGAAGGTCATCTGGGAGCACTACAGGACTCACGACGGCAGCTAATGGCACAGCTCGAGGGGTTGATGCGGATGCTGAAGAACCACCAGACGCAGAGTCCCCGTTCCACTCCGAACTCTAGTCCGCGGTCGGGGAAAAGCCCGCCGCTCCCACCCG gtCCACACATGCCGAGCCAGTCGAGAGGACAACCGCTCCAAAGTATGCCACCTCATCTACAGCAAAGTCTaattcaacaacagcagcaccATCAGCAGCTCCTAATGAACAGCCACCACCAGCAGGAACTGATGAACGGAATGGGGCCATCTCACCCGATGGATATGCGAGGCTATGCCCCCAACGGAAACAATA AAGGATCGGACGATGAGTACATGCATTACCATGTCAGACATCCGCTAG ATTTCGATGAAATGCACATGACCAGTCATGAGTGGAGCGACAAG GACAACGCCCAGTGGCAGGAGCAGTTCGCTCAGTGGAGTCTCAACCCTCAGAATCAGTAA
- the LOC131432466 gene encoding dystrobrevin beta isoform X1 — translation MDMEPRAILQDLKIQSFDSIRFASYRTACKLRYVQKSTNLHLVDIWNVIEAFRENGLNTLEPQNEVSVSRLETLVSSLYHNLNKRLPPTQQVPVDSKASLLLNWLLAAYSGDNSGKIRVFSIKVALAVMCAGKMVDKLRYVFSQISDGAGQLIHWKLGDFLREVLALPAAVFESPTFHYKEGLESEIFPVENKITVNDFMAAFMSEPGPSCLVWLPLLHRLATVEAVVHPTVCSVCLRENFTGFRYRCQRCHAYQLCQDCFWQGRVSLNHQNDHEVKEYSSYKSPSKQIGHSLRKSFRCVPEKTNQVLPRFPDQPEKTLNLSHIVPPSPLPSHNGFNDGPMIPGMYDRSSTLDSRGTGLSLDSNGTSTRGANSNDEEHRLIARYAQRLAQESRTPGSSAPDPVQIGLDSSRAQRELIQQLESKNKEIMREIQKLRRQQEAEQVAPESPALMSELRALRQRKGELEGHLGALQDSRRQLMAQLEGLMRMLKNHQTQSPRSTPNSSPRSGKSPPLPPGPHMPSQSRGQPLQSMPPHLQQSLIQQQQHHQQLLMNSHHQQELMNGMGPSHPMDMRGYAPNGNNNGSNNLVRALAGASGRNDLHYAADSVSSAMSSLVRELNSEGSDDEYMHYHVRHPLDFDEMHMTSHEWSDKDNAQWQEQFAQWSLNPQNQ, via the exons ATGGACATGGAGCCACGGGCGATTCTGCAAGATCTTAAGATCCAGTCCTTCGACAGTATCCGTTTTGCATCCTACCGGACGGCTTGCAAACTTCGATATGTTCAAAAGTCCACGAATT TACACCTGGTCGACATCTGGAACGTGATCGAAGCCTTCCGAGAAAATGGTCTAAATACGCTGGAACCCCAGAACGAGGTCAGCGTAAGCCGACTGGAAACGTTGGTGTCCTCGCTGTATCACAACCTGAACAAACGTCTTCCTCCAACGCAACAAGTTCCTGTTGATTCCAAAGCTAGTCTACTGTTGAATTGGCTGCTGGCAGCCTACTCCGGCGATAATTCCGGCAAGATTCGTGTATTTTCGATCAAGGTGGCGTTGGCCGTTATGTGTGCCGGGAAGATGGTCGACAAGCTGAGAT ACGTGTTCTCACAAATATCCGATGGTGCCGGGCAACTGATACACTGGAAGCTCGGAGACTTTCTGCGAGAGGTTCTAGCCCTACCGGCAGCGGTTTTTGAATCGCCTACATTCCACTACAAGGAAGGCCTGGAATCGGAAATTTTTCCCGTTGAGAACAAAATCACCGTGAATGATTTTATGGCAGCCTTCATGTCCGAACCGGGACCATCCTGTCTAGTGTGGCTTCCACTgcttcatcgattggccactgtGGAAGCCGTAGTACATCCAACGGTTTGCTCCGTTTGTCTGCGGGAAAACTTCACCGGATTCCGCTACCGGTGTCAGCGATGCCATGCGTATCAACTTTGTCAGGACTGCTTCTGGCAGGGAAGAGTATCGCTAAACCACCAAAATGATCACGAAGTCAAAGAATACTCAAGCTATAAAAGTCCCAGCAAACAGATTGGCCACTCACTGCGCAAAAGTTTCCGGTGTGTACCAGAAAAAACCAATCAGGTATTGCCACGGTTTCCGGACCAACCGGAAAAGACGCTAAATTTGTCACACATCGTGCCACCTTCGCCCCTGCCATCGCACAATGGCTTCAACGATGGACCGATGATCCCCGGAATGTACGATCGAAGTAGTACACTTGATTCTAG aGGAACCGGTCTCTCACTAGATAGTAATGGGACATCGACGCGAGGAGCCAATTCAAACGATGAGGAACACAGGCTGATTGCTCGATACGCCCAAAGATTGGCTCAAGAAAGTCGAACg CCCGGAAGCTCTGCACCGGATCCGGTCCAGATCGGACTGGACAGTTCCCGAGCTCAGCGTGAGCTGATCCAACAGCTAGAGTCTAAAAACAAAGAAATCATGCGTGAAATCCAAAAACTTCGCCGCCAGCAGGAAGCCGAACAGGTGGCCCCCGAAAGTCCCGCCCTGATGAGCGAACTGCGTGCCCTGCGACAGCGAAAGGGGGAGCTCGAAGGTCATCTGGGAGCACTACAGGACTCACGACGGCAGCTAATGGCACAGCTCGAGGGGTTGATGCGGATGCTGAAGAACCACCAGACGCAGAGTCCCCGTTCCACTCCGAACTCTAGTCCGCGGTCGGGGAAAAGCCCGCCGCTCCCACCCG gtCCACACATGCCGAGCCAGTCGAGAGGACAACCGCTCCAAAGTATGCCACCTCATCTACAGCAAAGTCTaattcaacaacagcagcaccATCAGCAGCTCCTAATGAACAGCCACCACCAGCAGGAACTGATGAACGGAATGGGGCCATCTCACCCGATGGATATGCGAGGCTATGCCCCCAACGGAAACAATA ATGGATCAAATAacctggtcagagctctggcaGGAGCTTCCGGGCGGAACGATTTGCACTACGCGGCCGATTCCGTTTCGTCGGCAATGTCGTCACTAGTGCGAGAACTGAATTCAG AAGGATCGGACGATGAGTACATGCATTACCATGTCAGACATCCGCTAG ATTTCGATGAAATGCACATGACCAGTCATGAGTGGAGCGACAAG GACAACGCCCAGTGGCAGGAGCAGTTCGCTCAGTGGAGTCTCAACCCTCAGAATCAGTAA
- the LOC131432466 gene encoding dystrobrevin beta isoform X4, with product MDMEPRAILQDLKIQSFDSIRFASYRTACKLRYVQKSTNLHLVDIWNVIEAFRENGLNTLEPQNEVSVSRLETLVSSLYHNLNKRLPPTQQVPVDSKASLLLNWLLAAYSGDNSGKIRVFSIKVALAVMCAGKMVDKLRYVFSQISDGAGQLIHWKLGDFLREVLALPAAVFESPTFHYKEGLESEIFPVENKITVNDFMAAFMSEPGPSCLVWLPLLHRLATVEAVVHPTVCSVCLRENFTGFRYRCQRCHAYQLCQDCFWQGRVSLNHQNDHEVKEYSSYKSPSKQIGHSLRKSFRCVPEKTNQVLPRFPDQPEKTLNLSHIVPPSPLPSHNGFNDGPMIPGMYDRSSTLDSRGTGLSLDSNGTSTRGANSNDEEHRLIARYAQRLAQESRTPGSSAPDPVQIGLDSSRAQRELIQQLESKNKEIMREIQKLRRQQEAEQVAPESPALMSELRALRQRKGELEGHLGALQDSRRQLMAQLEGLMRMLKNHQTQSPRSTPNSSPRSGKSPPLPPGPHMPSQSRGQPLQSMPPHLQQSLIQQQQHHQQLLMNSHHQQELMNGMGPSHPMDMRGYAPNGNNNFDEMHMTSHEWSDKDNAQWQEQFAQWSLNPQNQ from the exons ATGGACATGGAGCCACGGGCGATTCTGCAAGATCTTAAGATCCAGTCCTTCGACAGTATCCGTTTTGCATCCTACCGGACGGCTTGCAAACTTCGATATGTTCAAAAGTCCACGAATT TACACCTGGTCGACATCTGGAACGTGATCGAAGCCTTCCGAGAAAATGGTCTAAATACGCTGGAACCCCAGAACGAGGTCAGCGTAAGCCGACTGGAAACGTTGGTGTCCTCGCTGTATCACAACCTGAACAAACGTCTTCCTCCAACGCAACAAGTTCCTGTTGATTCCAAAGCTAGTCTACTGTTGAATTGGCTGCTGGCAGCCTACTCCGGCGATAATTCCGGCAAGATTCGTGTATTTTCGATCAAGGTGGCGTTGGCCGTTATGTGTGCCGGGAAGATGGTCGACAAGCTGAGAT ACGTGTTCTCACAAATATCCGATGGTGCCGGGCAACTGATACACTGGAAGCTCGGAGACTTTCTGCGAGAGGTTCTAGCCCTACCGGCAGCGGTTTTTGAATCGCCTACATTCCACTACAAGGAAGGCCTGGAATCGGAAATTTTTCCCGTTGAGAACAAAATCACCGTGAATGATTTTATGGCAGCCTTCATGTCCGAACCGGGACCATCCTGTCTAGTGTGGCTTCCACTgcttcatcgattggccactgtGGAAGCCGTAGTACATCCAACGGTTTGCTCCGTTTGTCTGCGGGAAAACTTCACCGGATTCCGCTACCGGTGTCAGCGATGCCATGCGTATCAACTTTGTCAGGACTGCTTCTGGCAGGGAAGAGTATCGCTAAACCACCAAAATGATCACGAAGTCAAAGAATACTCAAGCTATAAAAGTCCCAGCAAACAGATTGGCCACTCACTGCGCAAAAGTTTCCGGTGTGTACCAGAAAAAACCAATCAGGTATTGCCACGGTTTCCGGACCAACCGGAAAAGACGCTAAATTTGTCACACATCGTGCCACCTTCGCCCCTGCCATCGCACAATGGCTTCAACGATGGACCGATGATCCCCGGAATGTACGATCGAAGTAGTACACTTGATTCTAG aGGAACCGGTCTCTCACTAGATAGTAATGGGACATCGACGCGAGGAGCCAATTCAAACGATGAGGAACACAGGCTGATTGCTCGATACGCCCAAAGATTGGCTCAAGAAAGTCGAACg CCCGGAAGCTCTGCACCGGATCCGGTCCAGATCGGACTGGACAGTTCCCGAGCTCAGCGTGAGCTGATCCAACAGCTAGAGTCTAAAAACAAAGAAATCATGCGTGAAATCCAAAAACTTCGCCGCCAGCAGGAAGCCGAACAGGTGGCCCCCGAAAGTCCCGCCCTGATGAGCGAACTGCGTGCCCTGCGACAGCGAAAGGGGGAGCTCGAAGGTCATCTGGGAGCACTACAGGACTCACGACGGCAGCTAATGGCACAGCTCGAGGGGTTGATGCGGATGCTGAAGAACCACCAGACGCAGAGTCCCCGTTCCACTCCGAACTCTAGTCCGCGGTCGGGGAAAAGCCCGCCGCTCCCACCCG gtCCACACATGCCGAGCCAGTCGAGAGGACAACCGCTCCAAAGTATGCCACCTCATCTACAGCAAAGTCTaattcaacaacagcagcaccATCAGCAGCTCCTAATGAACAGCCACCACCAGCAGGAACTGATGAACGGAATGGGGCCATCTCACCCGATGGATATGCGAGGCTATGCCCCCAACGGAAACAATA ATTTCGATGAAATGCACATGACCAGTCATGAGTGGAGCGACAAG GACAACGCCCAGTGGCAGGAGCAGTTCGCTCAGTGGAGTCTCAACCCTCAGAATCAGTAA
- the LOC131432466 gene encoding dystrobrevin beta isoform X2 produces MDMEPRAILQDLKIQSFDSIRFASYRTACKLRYVQKSTNLHLVDIWNVIEAFRENGLNTLEPQNEVSVSRLETLVSSLYHNLNKRLPPTQQVPVDSKASLLLNWLLAAYSGDNSGKIRVFSIKVALAVMCAGKMVDKLRYVFSQISDGAGQLIHWKLGDFLREVLALPAAVFESPTFHYKEGLESEIFPVENKITVNDFMAAFMSEPGPSCLVWLPLLHRLATVEAVVHPTVCSVCLRENFTGFRYRCQRCHAYQLCQDCFWQGRVSLNHQNDHEVKEYSSYKSPSKQIGHSLRKSFRCVPEKTNQVLPRFPDQPEKTLNLSHIVPPSPLPSHNGFNDGPMIPGMYDRSSTLDSRGTGLSLDSNGTSTRGANSNDEEHRLIARYAQRLAQESRTPGSSAPDPVQIGLDSSRAQRELIQQLESKNKEIMREIQKLRRQQEAEQVAPESPALMSELRALRQRKGELEGHLGALQDSRRQLMAQLEGLMRMLKNHQTQSPRSTPNSSPRSGKSPPLPPGPHMPSQSRGQPLQSMPPHLQQSLIQQQQHHQQLLMNSHHQQELMNGMGPSHPMDMRGYAPNGNNNGSNNLVRALAGASGRNDLHYAADSVSSAMSSLVRELNSDFDEMHMTSHEWSDKDNAQWQEQFAQWSLNPQNQ; encoded by the exons ATGGACATGGAGCCACGGGCGATTCTGCAAGATCTTAAGATCCAGTCCTTCGACAGTATCCGTTTTGCATCCTACCGGACGGCTTGCAAACTTCGATATGTTCAAAAGTCCACGAATT TACACCTGGTCGACATCTGGAACGTGATCGAAGCCTTCCGAGAAAATGGTCTAAATACGCTGGAACCCCAGAACGAGGTCAGCGTAAGCCGACTGGAAACGTTGGTGTCCTCGCTGTATCACAACCTGAACAAACGTCTTCCTCCAACGCAACAAGTTCCTGTTGATTCCAAAGCTAGTCTACTGTTGAATTGGCTGCTGGCAGCCTACTCCGGCGATAATTCCGGCAAGATTCGTGTATTTTCGATCAAGGTGGCGTTGGCCGTTATGTGTGCCGGGAAGATGGTCGACAAGCTGAGAT ACGTGTTCTCACAAATATCCGATGGTGCCGGGCAACTGATACACTGGAAGCTCGGAGACTTTCTGCGAGAGGTTCTAGCCCTACCGGCAGCGGTTTTTGAATCGCCTACATTCCACTACAAGGAAGGCCTGGAATCGGAAATTTTTCCCGTTGAGAACAAAATCACCGTGAATGATTTTATGGCAGCCTTCATGTCCGAACCGGGACCATCCTGTCTAGTGTGGCTTCCACTgcttcatcgattggccactgtGGAAGCCGTAGTACATCCAACGGTTTGCTCCGTTTGTCTGCGGGAAAACTTCACCGGATTCCGCTACCGGTGTCAGCGATGCCATGCGTATCAACTTTGTCAGGACTGCTTCTGGCAGGGAAGAGTATCGCTAAACCACCAAAATGATCACGAAGTCAAAGAATACTCAAGCTATAAAAGTCCCAGCAAACAGATTGGCCACTCACTGCGCAAAAGTTTCCGGTGTGTACCAGAAAAAACCAATCAGGTATTGCCACGGTTTCCGGACCAACCGGAAAAGACGCTAAATTTGTCACACATCGTGCCACCTTCGCCCCTGCCATCGCACAATGGCTTCAACGATGGACCGATGATCCCCGGAATGTACGATCGAAGTAGTACACTTGATTCTAG aGGAACCGGTCTCTCACTAGATAGTAATGGGACATCGACGCGAGGAGCCAATTCAAACGATGAGGAACACAGGCTGATTGCTCGATACGCCCAAAGATTGGCTCAAGAAAGTCGAACg CCCGGAAGCTCTGCACCGGATCCGGTCCAGATCGGACTGGACAGTTCCCGAGCTCAGCGTGAGCTGATCCAACAGCTAGAGTCTAAAAACAAAGAAATCATGCGTGAAATCCAAAAACTTCGCCGCCAGCAGGAAGCCGAACAGGTGGCCCCCGAAAGTCCCGCCCTGATGAGCGAACTGCGTGCCCTGCGACAGCGAAAGGGGGAGCTCGAAGGTCATCTGGGAGCACTACAGGACTCACGACGGCAGCTAATGGCACAGCTCGAGGGGTTGATGCGGATGCTGAAGAACCACCAGACGCAGAGTCCCCGTTCCACTCCGAACTCTAGTCCGCGGTCGGGGAAAAGCCCGCCGCTCCCACCCG gtCCACACATGCCGAGCCAGTCGAGAGGACAACCGCTCCAAAGTATGCCACCTCATCTACAGCAAAGTCTaattcaacaacagcagcaccATCAGCAGCTCCTAATGAACAGCCACCACCAGCAGGAACTGATGAACGGAATGGGGCCATCTCACCCGATGGATATGCGAGGCTATGCCCCCAACGGAAACAATA ATGGATCAAATAacctggtcagagctctggcaGGAGCTTCCGGGCGGAACGATTTGCACTACGCGGCCGATTCCGTTTCGTCGGCAATGTCGTCACTAGTGCGAGAACTGAATTCAG ATTTCGATGAAATGCACATGACCAGTCATGAGTGGAGCGACAAG GACAACGCCCAGTGGCAGGAGCAGTTCGCTCAGTGGAGTCTCAACCCTCAGAATCAGTAA